Within Diabrotica virgifera virgifera chromosome 7, PGI_DIABVI_V3a, the genomic segment tttatatttaatttagaatgtttatactgattttcagccttagtaaatggaaataattacctttaggaaagcaactttgataccctctcagtaacccctggtctacgtttcgcttgaccgaccgcagtatgtttctctacacactcacagtaatcaactgtgaaaaatctagcctTAGTAAATTCaaaatagatttttcagttttcagcgctgcctctccgtctatattTTGTGTTCGAGAACACAGTTTTTTCTAACAATAGACATAGAGAACACACAGTCATAGTTATCAGTAAGAGAGGTAAAGTCAAGGATAAAAAGCGGTAAAGTCAAGCCTgataaaaaataaagatattgAACAAGTGGACAAAACGAAATATTAGCAGTCTAGATTACTGAAGATCTAAATCCGAATAGCGCAACCAAGAGCAGTCTTCTTGGAGATGAGAAAGTTTCTGAGTAACCAAATCTGCAAATTCGATATGGGATGGTAAAATATTATATCCAGTCCATTATTCCTTATGATACCGAAGATTGGACTCTGTTAATGTTGATATAATGAGGATGCTtgtgagatgtggctttttgagAGCATTTTTAAAATACTATAATACCATGGACCCATCATATTACGAACAAAATGGTGTTACTcagagtgggaagagacagaTAACTGTTGACagccattaaaaggagaaagacagagtatttggggCATGTACGTCAAAACGATAAGGAACGAGTTGTTGTAGATGGTAGGCGACAAATAATATCCTTCTGAtgaaaacattcgcgactggactgGATTAAATACAAAGACGTTTTGATGAGAAGCAAAAGGTACAAAAAAATATCCAATGGTTATAGCCCATCTTGATCCACCGCTTGAAAACATTCACTAAATGCTAATGCATTTACAAACCAACAACGAATATacaatggttatagccaaccaAGTTGATAATATTcattaaaaaaacattattttaaaaattagcaAGCATAGCGAGAGTAATGGGCTTAAAATATCACTACTAACATGattattatgattttttgacaaaCGACTTGAATCAGTATTCctaatattatacaatttttTATGAGTTTTAAGGTATCAGTTTTTACTTgtatttattattctaaatactATCTTTCATATTTATAGAGAGATGCTTCTGTTCATGTAAGAGGTGAAGCTAGCATAAAACTTGATCCAACTGAATTCAACATCGGAAAAATAAAAGGTGTCATAGGTGGTAGTGCCCAAGGAAATGGAGAAGGTACTATAGTATTTAGCACATGAAAAACATAGAGATACCTTTATctgttataaaataaattttgtggccgtaaaatataacattttaacgaaaatatagaaaatatatttaacattttttttttatttttgtctactTGTTTCTTCAGCAGAGGAACCGAAGAACTAACAAACAAGAATCTGAAAAAATCGGTTTAAAAATGAACTTAAATAAAATAAGTGAAAAGTAATGGCAAATCAAGATATGTCACAATCGACTTATATTAAAGTAAGATCGAAAGTTTCGAAGAGTATAATAATATACACCGAGGTCACACGATCAAACCgcagaaataactagaagaatccgaatgactttGGCAGCAGTAGGAAGattcagtgatgtgttgaaaaaacaaaaaaataccaataaatctaaagaaaagggtattcaacagttgtattctagcAGTTATGACCTGTGCAATGGAGACGATGGCATTTACAGGGCTATCAGCTAATAGATTGAGATCGACACAGAGGGCTATCGAACGAGCTATATTCGGAACATCTCTAAGTGAACATGACAAAAAGACATCTACGAAGTGAGGACGTGtgaagcaggacgaaggtggaagatataattggaagaattgcgcaaatgaaatggaactgggtgaGACAGGTAGCACGACAACATATCGAAATGTGACCGAGAAACGTTGTATACTGGAGACCAtgcgagcacagtcgtagtagaggaaaaCGATGGCTaaacgacatcaaagcaaaaatgggaagAAATTGGCagcaaatagcacaaaacagagaagaatgg encodes:
- the LOC126888279 gene encoding uncharacterized protein LOC126888279 isoform X5; its protein translation is MLKITLFALAVISLTTAHYIPYYDYLVIPQLRDASVHVRGEASIKLDPTEFNIGKIKGVIGGSAQGNGEGTIVFST
- the LOC126888279 gene encoding uncharacterized protein LOC126888279 isoform X4, producing the protein MFRFTLFVLAIIVTLSNAFYIPSYLYDRPQYLLPPQLRDASVHVRGEASIKLDPTEFNIGKIKGVIGGSAQGNGEGTIVFST